One Leishmania major strain Friedlin complete genome, chromosome 29 DNA segment encodes these proteins:
- a CDS encoding putative serine/threonine-protein kinase (previous protein_id=AAZ09589.1), translated as MSLPCPSSSSPLLGSITSGVRSPSRGPVQQQQLLHQRHASMRLRLHKDGSICACPEKSGGGVSQACAPPLPATSAFARGKEEPSAKRHHAEPSSCPGPGGDSSSVDRSAAATVVTIAAPLLSIPNPSSRAAPSPFRFLCTSVGGCPVVGAKDARVHLPDSSARCDVSGSVAPRDLSTTSAHSKAHSTAAVGRASPSSGVVSPPLSATYPSLVSASHGARVVCSHPQSASASTVPGATIDTSAPSPVPSPPHRIHQHELRPADFRREEVLGEGSYSIVTLATHRASGLSFALKEIDRSRLRWRPLEAQLRWEINLQRTLRHPHIVRLYSYFITPDCISLVLEYCSGGTLLSRLRAAPQYRLSERQASRYTRHVAKALVHLHGLGVAHRDLKLENVLIDADGIAKLADFGWSRSVVHPLPSSKSAAAAQTAGDRNDAPCSSAEHNTSNEDPTEGVAEGRRTVCGTLDYLSPEMVSGQAHSAKTDVWSLGVMLAEMLTGTPPFYTESTQETLYAIQRLPPNLTGLHPKGHGPGLTGSGASTSASVCLILDEPVALSAGALSLIHAMLQKDPSARPTMPEVLGHPWLQKKKLARKS; from the coding sequence ATGTCATTGCCGTgcccctcctcatcctcgcctCTGCTAGGCAGCATCACCAGCGGTGTTCGCTCGCCGTCAAGGGGaccagtgcagcagcagcagctgctgcaccagcgaCATGCCTCGATGCGACTGCGTCTCCACAAGGACGGCAGCATTTGCGCATGCCCAGAGAAGTCTGGTGGAGGTGTCAGCCAAGCATgcgctccgccgctgccggctaCTTCGGCCTTTGCTCGAGGGAAGGAGGAACCGAGCGCAAAGCGTCATCATGCAGAGCCGTCATCTTGCCCAGGACcaggcggcgacagcagtTCTGTCGACCGGagtgcggcggcgacagtcGTCACCATTGCCGCTCCTCTGCTTTCTATACCAAACCCCTCTTCGCGGGCTGCGCCTTcgccttttcgttttctgtgCACATCTGTCGGTGGGTGCCCGGTGGTCGGGGCGAAGGATGCACGCGTTCACCTGCCAGACTCGTCAGCACGTTGTGACGTGAGCGGCAGTGTCGCTCCGAGGGACCTTTCGACCACATCTGCGCACTCAAAGGCGCATTCCACGGCGGCCGTTGGGCGGgcctcgccctcgtcggGCGTCGTGTCACCACCGCTCTCTGCGACTTACCCCTCCCTCGTATCTGCGTCTCACGGCGCACGCGTCGTTTGCTCTCATCCGCAGTCCGCATCGGCGTCCACCGTGCCTGGCGCTACCATTGACACATCAGCACCGTCGCCAgtgccatcgccgccgcaccgcatcCATCAACACGAGCTTCGCCCCGCGGATTTCCGTCGAGAGGAGGTCCTCGGTGAAGGGAGCTATTCGATCGTCACCCTTGCCACGCACCGTGCGTCGGGCTTGTCTTTCGCGCTGAAGGAGATCGACCGCAGCCGCCTGCGATGGCGAccgctggaggcgcagctgcgctgggAGATCAATTTGCAGCGGACGCTGCGCCACCCGCACATCGTGCGACTCTACAGCTACTTCATTACGCCAGACTGCATCAGTCTTGTGTTGGAGTactgcagcggcgggacGCTGCTGAGTCGGTTGAGAGCTGCACCACAGTACCGCTTGTCGGAGCGGCAGGCATCGCGCTACACTCGCCACGTGGCGAAGGCGCTGGTACATCTGCACGGGCTCGGAGTGGCGCACCGAGACCTGAAGCTGGAAAATGTGCTCATCGATGCAGACGGCATCGCCAAGCTGGCAGACTTTGGCTGGTCGCGCTCTGTCGTGCATCCGTTGCCATCCAGTAAgtcagcggctgctgctcagACTGCAGGCGACAGGAACGACGCACCATGTAGCAGCGCGGAGCACAACACGAGCAACGAGGACCCGACGGAAGGGGTGGCAGAGGGTCGCCGCACCGTGTGTGGCACGCTGGACTACCTCTCACCTGAGATGGTCTCCGGCCAAGCACACTCGGCCAAGACAGACGTCTGGTCGCTTGGTGTCATGCTGGCCGAGATGCTGACCGGCACGCCGCCCTTCTACACCGAGTCGACTCAGGAGACGCTTTACGCCATccagcggctgccgcccAACCTCACCGGCTTACACCCTAAAGGCCACGGACCAGGGCTCACTGGTAGCGGTGCCTCCACCTCGGCCAGCGTGTGTCTGATCCTCGACGAACCTGTGGCCCTATCTGCAGGCGCGCTTTCTCTCATTCACGCTATGCTCCAGAAGGACCCGTCGGCGCGACCGACTATGCCGGAGGTGCTGGGCCACCCCTGgctgcaaaaaaaaaaactcgCTAGGAAGTCATGA
- a CDS encoding conserved hypothetical protein (previous protein_id=AAZ09588.1), translating into MSLSSSMTVEQRILQRLSACAEEAIPYERLKRELQLGSSGGEGAVRQLMEQNRVRLRRGNGADTQIYISIVNNINENLSLVLDAVRGSGSSGIDQTQLLSKVRMPKTELGKALAALTAKNLIKEHRSFTNRAKRIYTLFNIDPSTHITGGAMYCGEELDVAFVDEWRRELTRFVSTRRMVSFDQIKRHVEAVQSAASSRGSGSALPTAGLAANHPSGTSTQPYNLPVVFTMIDSAMQRHVGGGPSSSTSGMTSAGSSYAFVAKQLSDLDLRTLVHTLVLDGVLEMLIPATTEEVNTPQYQLAHGQSVMRHFTAQARRPRQRTLSTGMEGSALQRVRHENDSALGLSGHPSAAPSSLASTAAAGVGSGCIPDIEDDGLSSSTMEVLRQSSLWEPAPVSQPSSKDAVDGWSYMPAVGFPCLGCPLLDQCSVSCRGVVNPKGCTYLKGWLS; encoded by the coding sequence ATGTCCCTCTCATCTTCCATGACGGTGGAGCAGCGCATCCTGCAGCGGCTCTCCGCCTGCGCCGAGGAGGCCATCCCTTATGAGCGGCTCAAGAGGGAGCTGCAGCTCGgctccagcggcggcgagggagCGGTGCGCCAGCTGATGGAGCAGAatcgtgtgcgcctgcgccgcggcaacggcgccgacACGCAGATATACATCTCCATCGTGAACAACATTAACGAAAACCTGTCTCTGGTGCTCGACGCGGTGCGGGGGAGCGGGTCCAGTGGGATCGATCAGACACAACTGCTGAGCAAGGTGCGGATGCCCAAGACGGAGCTTGGCAAGGCCCTCGCGGCGCTAACGGCGAAGAACCTCATAAAGGAGCACCGCTCCTTCACGAACCGGGCGAAGCGCATCTACACACTCTTCAATATTGACCCGTCGACGCACATCACGGGGGGCGCCATGTACTGCGGCGAGGAGCTCGACGTCGCCTTTGTGGATGAGTGGCGTCGCGAGTTGACACGGTTTGTGTCAACGCGGCGGATGGTCAGCTTTGACCAGATCAAGCGGCATGTCGAAGCAGTGCAGAGCGCTGCCAGTAGCcgtggcagtggcagcgctcTGCCCACCGCAGGTCTTGCGGCGAATCACCCGTCCGGCACATCCACTCAGCCGTACAACCTGCCCGTTGTCTTCACCATGATTGACtcagcgatgcagcggcatgtcggcggtggcccgtcgtcgtcgacgtctGGCATGACATCCGCGGGTAGCAGCTACGCGTTTGTAGCGAAGCAGCTCTCCGACCTGGACCTGCGCACCCTCGTTCACACCCTCGTCCTCGACGGCGTACTGGAGATGCTTATTCCAGCCACCACGGAGGAGGTCAACACACCTCAGTACCAGCTTGCGCACGGCCAGAGTGTGATGCGGCACTtcacggcgcaggcgcggcgtCCTCGCCAACGGACTTTGTCGACAGGCATGGAGGGgtcggcgctgcagcgcgtgcgccacgAGAATGACTCGGCGTTGGGGCTGTCTGGGCACCCGTCCGCTGCTCCGTCCTCTTTGGCGTCAactgctgcggctggtgTCGGGAGTGGGTGCATTCCCGATATAGAGGATGACGgactcagcagcagcaccatggAGGTCCTTCGCCAGTCCAGCCTCTGGGAGCCGGCGCCCGTCTCGCAGCCATCTTCGAAGGACGCTGTTGACGGCTGGTCCTACATGCCGGCTGTGGGTTTTCCCTGCCTCGGGTGCCCCCTTCTGGATCAATGCTCCGTTTCGTGCCGTGGCGTGGTGAATCCGAAGGGATGCACCTACCTGAAAGGCTGGCTAAGTTGa
- a CDS encoding putative carnitine/choline acetyltransferase (previous protein_id=AAZ09587.1), whose product MKRISATELQGNVLKLPRLPIPSVAATMDGYRSSLRALWSPEVTAPHLAKLDAFVNSSAPVLQRHLVDADMAAAESGKAPFTYVEGLLAQSALKSRSPQEVNMNASFVLQQDIAGADRTQAGVASALTYGIACWIQELRTNGLSVPADPAAQYDVSPLLTEFGRSLIPSKETDLLHTTPLEKLSHIIVLHDGHPYMVRVFDEHQRVLDRRLIQKAFELILTITPDQDNTSPVSVLTAGSRAVWGQAYQELLKTPENAEVLRLFHESILVVCLDSMKWGNDESLAEASALHGSKEELENRWYDKHQMIVSEDGQVAFNFDSTASDRVHWAKWIGDVLSILKERGVSGGSTDDIDGAAVSRIVRHLSVTYGKSFVSHIRAARQEALAIVTDTEVHSIHLPCGRAQLSALKVKPDAFVQMCLQLAMYKMRNKLYSTTEVCSTAGFFHGTTELVHTTSEEMLALAKNLAQLQQDGEHAAALDTNGKEMLTKLIRATSDRHVALTAAASRGEGYDRHLMALRHVARINGDKAALAFFEDDLFLKTSRSVLSTSEFSQSWLRYYTFGPMQSNGYGLGYVIDEQEVRISLSAFTNSPTTNVADLKAALMLSCNTLCEVLGGVPAANTAAAEAPK is encoded by the coding sequence ATGAAGCGTATCAGCGCCACCGAGCTGCAGGGCAACGTGCTCAAGCTGCCGCGCCTGCCCATTCCGTCGGTTGCGGCCACCATGGACGGGTACCGCTCATCGCTGCGTGCACTGTGGTCACCCGAGGTGACGGCACCGCACCTAGCCAAGCTGGACGCCTTCGTCAACTCCTCCGCCCCTGTGCTGCAGAGGCATCTGGTGGACGCGGAcatggccgccgccgagTCGGGCAAGGCACCGTTCACATATGTGGAGGGCCTCTTGGCACAGTCGGCCCTCAAGAGCCGTTCCCCACAAGAGGTGAACATGAACGCTAGCTTTGTTCTGCAGCAGGACATCGCTGGGGCGGATAGGACGCAGGCTGGAGTGGCATCGGCCCTCACATACGGTATTGCGTGCTGGATTCAGGAACTTCGGACGAATGGTCTCTCCGTCCCGGCTGATCCGGCGGCGCAGTACGATGTGTCGCCGCTCCTCACCGAGTTTGGCCGCAGTCTCATTCCATCCAAGGAGACGGATCTGCTACACACCACGCCGCTGGAGAAGCTAAGCCACATCATAGTACTGCATGATGGCCACCCTTACATGGTCCGCGTCTTTGATGAGCACCAGCGCGTGCTCGACCGCAGATTGATCCAGAAGGCCTTCGAGCTGATCCTCACCATCACTCCCGACCAGGACAATACGTCTCCTGTGTCGGTGCTGACGGCTGGTAGCCGCGCTGTGTGGGGCCAGGCGTACCAAGAGCTCCTCAAGACCCCCGAAAAcgccgaggtgctgcgcctcttccACGAGAGCATCCTGGTGGTGTGTCTCGACAGCATGAAGTGGGGCAACGACGAGAGTCTGGCAGAGGCCTCCGCTCTGCACGGCagcaaggaggagctggagaacCGCTGGTACGACAAGCATCAGATGATCGTCTCCGAGGATGGGCAGGTGGCGTTCAACTTCGATTCGACAGCGAGCGACCGCGTGCACTGGGCCAAGTGGATAGGCGACGTACTCTCTATTCtgaaagagaggggtgttAGCGGAGGGTCGACAGATGACAtcgacggtgctgccgtgAGCCGCATCGTGCGCCACCTGAGCGTGACATACGGCAAGTCGTTCGTCTCTCACATCCGCGCGGCACgccaggaggcgctggcgatCGTGACGGACACCGAGGTGCACTCCATTCACCTTCCCTGTGGCAGGGCGCAGCTGTCCGCGCTAAAGGTGAAGCCGGATGCGTTTGTGCAGATGTGCCTCCAGTTAGCCATGTATAAGATGCGCAACAAGCTGTACAGCACGACGGAGGTGTGCAGCACGGCCGGCTTCTTTCACGGCACCACGGAGCTGGTGCACACGACGTCTGAGGAGAtgctggcgctggcgaaaaacctcgcgcagcttcagcaggacggcgagcacgcggcggcgctggacaCGAACGGCAAAGAAATGCTCACTAAGCTGATCCGCGCTACGAGCGACCGACACGTCGCCCTCACAGCTGCCGCATCACGTGGCGAGGGCTATGATCGCCACCTTATGGCTCTACGCCACGTTGCGCGGATCAACGGTGACAAGGCCGCGCTTGCCTTCTTTGAAGACGACCTGTTCCTCAAGACGAGCAGGTCGGTGCTGAGCACCAGCGAGTTTAGCCAGTCGTGGCTGCGGTACTACACTTTCGGCCCCATGCAGAGCAACGGCTACGGCCTCGGGTACGTGATCGATGAGCAGGAGGTGCGCATttctctctccgccttcACGAACAGCCCGACAACGAACGTGGCGGACCTGAAGGCGGCTCTGATGCTGTCCTGCAACACCCTCTGCGAGGTGCTTGGAGGCGTGCCAGCCGCAaacaccgctgcagcagaagcCCCAAAGTGA